Proteins co-encoded in one Medicago truncatula cultivar Jemalong A17 chromosome 8, MtrunA17r5.0-ANR, whole genome shotgun sequence genomic window:
- the LOC25501046 gene encoding protein DETOXIFICATION 43 gives MNHSCSNNTNAELKMSLFVFFKDARLVFKLDALSREILGIALPSALAVAADPLASLIDTAFIGHLGPVELAAAGVSIALFNQASRITIFPLVSITTSFVAEEDTIERMNIKASKNIDDAKLSGIETPKNQLLQDIENGKIHKENIDVEKYAANNDTNVEDGTNKSKDKDGKKKRHIASASTALLFGTMLGLIQTTILIFGAKLLLAAMGIKHDSPMLKPAVKYLRLRAFGSPAVLLSLAMQGIFRGFKDVTTPLYVILSGYALNVILDPILIFYLKLGLNGAAISHVFSQYLMAFTLLVLLMRKVYILPPSLKDLQIFRFLKNGGLLLARVVAVTFCMTFAASLAARLGSVPMAAFQPCLQIWLTSSLLADGLAVAVQAILACSFTEKDYKKTTAAATRALQMSFVLGMGLSILVGIGFYFGAGIFSKDVHVVHLIKIGIPFVAATQPINSLAFVFDGVNYGSSDFAYSAYSLVMVSVVSIVTEFFLYRSKQFIGIWIALTIYMILRMFAGIWRMGTATGPWRYLRTSSLP, from the exons ATGAACCATTCTTGTTCCAACAACACGAA TGCAGAGTTGAAAATGTCTCTCTTCGTTTTCTTTAAAGATGCAAG ACTTGTCTTCAAGCTAGATGCACTATCTCGGGAGATATTAGGGATTGCATTACCCTCAGCATTAGCTGTTGCTGCTGATCCTCTTGCTTCTCTTATTGATACTGCTTTCATAGGCCACTTGG GACCGGTGGAACTTGCTGCAGCAGGAGTTTCCATTGCTTTGTTCAACCAAGCTTCAAGGATTACCATATTTCCTCTTGTTAGTATTACAACTTCCTTTGTAGCTGAGGAAGATACTATTGAAAGAATGAATATCAAAGCATCCAAAAATATTGATGATGCTAAGTTAAGTGGAATCGAAACCCCTAAGAATCAGTTACTTCAAGACATAGAAAATGGAAAGATACACAAAGAGAATATTGATGTTGAAAAATATGCTGCCAACAATGACACAAATGTTGAAGATGGTAC AAACAAGAGTAAAGACAAAGATGGAAAAAAGAAGAGACACATTGCTTCAGCATCAACAGCACTCCTTTTCGGCACAATGCTTGGCCTAATTCAAACTACAATACTTatatttggagctaaacttctaTTAGCTGCCATGGGTATAAAACAT GATTCTCCTATGCTAAAACCAGCAGTGAAATACTTAAGATTGAGAGCATTTGGTTCTCCTGCCGTTCTTCTCTCATTGGCAATGCAAGGAATCTTTAGAGGGTTCAAAGATGTAACAACTCCTTTATATGTCATAC TTTCGGGATACGCATTGAATGTCATATTGGATCCAATACTCATCTTTTATTTGAAATTGGGACTCAATGGTGCAGCCATTTCACATGTTTTCTCCCA ATACTTGATGGCATTCACCCTCTTAGTTTTATTAATGAGAAAAGTGTATATCCTACCTCCAAGCCTTAAGGATTTGCAGATATTCCGGTTTCTTAAAAATG GTGGTTTATTGTTGGCAAGAGTAGTAGCAGTGACATTCTGTATGACCTTTGCAGCATCATTGGCAGCAAGGTTAGGTTCTGTTCCTATGGCTGCATTTCAACCTTGCTTACAAATCTGGTTGACATCATCACTTCTTGCTGATGGTTTGGCTGTTGCTGTTCAG GCAATACTAGCATGTTCCTTTACTGAAAAGGACTATAAAAAGACTACAGCTGCAGCAACAAGAGCACTCCAAATGAGTTTTGTATTAGGAATGGGACTCTCTATACTTGTTGGAATTGGATTTTACTTTGGAGCTGGAATTTTCTCAAAAGATGTTCATGTTGTTCATCTAATCAAAATTGGCATCCCG TTTGTTGCTGCAACACAACCAATCAATTCATTAGCCTTTGTATTTGATGGTGTGAATTATGGATCTTCTGATTTTGCATATTCTGCTTACTCCTTA GTCATGGTGTCGGTTGTAAGCATTGTTACAGAATTCTTTCTCTATAGGAGCAAACAATTCATCGGTATATGGATTGCACTAACCATCTATATGATTCTTCGCATGTTTGCTGGTATATGGAG GATGGGAACAGCAACTGGACCTTGGAGATATCTCAGAACCAGCTCATTGCCATAG